TGCGATCGCATCGGTCACGTTGGCTGGGTCGGCGCGGGTTGTTTGTCATGCGGCGACGTCGGCGACGGTGCACGCTTACGGCCGGCGTGTCAAGCCGGGCAAGGGTCCGGCTGCGCTGGGAGCGACACCTCGGCTTGGGATCGGGGTGCGGATGACGACGGCGTGTTGGCCGGGGATTTTCGCGGCCATGGCGAAAAAGGGGTTTGCGGCGAACCCCATTCAGAACTCGATTCGCGAGTTGAACGTGATGTCGACGCTGTTGAAGGCTGAGCCTCCGGAGAAGAATTACGCGTGCGGGTTCGGCACGATCGAGTGCGGGTATACCGGCAGTTCGTTTGAGGGGCTGTGGCTTTCGGGCGTGCTGGAGGCGATCAAGAGTCCTCAGGCTTTGCGGTACGGAGCGGACGCGGATCACATTCAGGTGAAGCGCGGGCCGGAAGGGATGGCGCGGGCGAAGCGGTATCTGGACTGCGCGCGGTACTACACGTTCTACACGCTGGACATGGCTGACGTTCTGGATTACGGAGCGGCGAACGAGCCGTCGGAGGCGCGGGCGGCGGCGCTATTGGCGGAGAGGATACCGGACGAGAAGCGCCGCTGCGAGATCGTCGCGTATCATCGCGAGGGTCGGCGGATCGGCGGACGGGAGTATCGTCCGGATGAGGCGGCGCTGGGCCGGCTGATCGGGAAGCACTGGCAGTCTTTGCATGCGATCGAGGAGTTGACGGCGCACATTCGGAGTGGCAAGGACGGCGAGGCGTTCGATCTGGAGCTTTCGATCGACGAGCATCCGCCGGAGATCGCGGCGTTCGACTGTTTGACCGGCGATGAAGAGTTGACGTTTTTGTGTCTGGAGATTCGGCGGCGCGGGCTCGCGGTGACGCACGTCGCGCCGAATTTCGGGGTGGAGAAGGGGCTGGACTACCGCTGTCCGGACGGGCTGGAGGGGTTTGAGCGGCGGATTCGTTCGCAGTTCCGGATCGCTGAGGAATTCGGGTTGCTGCTGGATTTTCACTCGGGCGACGATCTGAGCGGCGGGCCCCGGCGGGTGATTCAGAAGGCGACGGGCGGGCGGCATCAGTTCAAGATTTCGCCCATGGTCCAGATTATCTTCGCGGAGGTGCTGCAGGACTTTGAGCCCGATCTGTTCGCGGAGTGGTGGGCGGACGCTTTGGCCTACGCCCGTCGCGAGGCGGAAGGCGGGGCTGAGTTCGCCCGGGCGTGCCTCGACGAATACGAGCAGGATCCGCAGCGGACGGCGCTGGCGAAGACGAAGGTGTTTCACCACTACAGTTTCGCGTTCGTGGGCCGTCGCGACGCGGAGGGGCGATTCATTTACCGCGAGAGATTTTACGATCTGTCGAAGGGCTTCTATCAGGCGTACACGGATCGGTTGACGGGTTATCTTGGGATGCTGGCTGACGAGCTGTTTTGACGCGATATTCAGGAGCGATGCGATGGAATTGTTGTTGGACAGTGCGGACCCGAAGGAGATTCAGGAAGTGACGTCGTGGGGGATGATTTCGGGAGTGACGACGAACCCGACGTTGTATTCGAAGGTGGGCGGCGAGACGGTGGCGCGGCTTCGGGACGTGGTGGCGGCGTCGCCCGGCTGCGTGTTCACGCAGGTGATCGGGTGGCACGACCGGGCGGAGCTGGTCGGGCAGGCCCGGTGGCTGGCTGAGCAGTCGGAGAAGATCATCGTGAAGCTGCCGATGGGCATCGAGGGGATCCAAGCCGTTTTGCAGCTTAAAAAGGAGTCACCGGAGATCAAGGTGGCGGTGACGGCGGTGGCGTCGATCGCGCAGGCGCTGTTGTGCGGCAAGGCCGGGGCGGACGTGGCGGCTTTGTTCAACGGTCCGCTTGACGAGTCGAGCGACGCGACGGTCGATATGGTCACGCCGGTCAAGAAGATCTACGCCCAGTACGGCTATAAGACGAAGGTTCTGTCGTGCTGCCGGTTTCCCCGCGGGGTGGGCGAGTTCGCAGCGGCGGGGACCGACTATTGCACGATGCGGAAGGAGTTTCATCACCTGCTGTACGAACACCCGTACACGGACAAGCGGATGTTCGGGTTTCTGGGCGATTGGGAGAAGGCGTTCGGCAAGGCGAAGTGGCCGCAGCGGTGATCGGCGCTATCGGCGGAGACGTTAGACGTTAAGGAGCGAATCGCGTGAATTCTCTGGATTTGTTCAAGCTGACGGGCAAGACGGCTGTGGTCACCGGGGCTGCGCGAGGGTTGGGGCGGCAGATGGCGATCGCGCTGGCGCAGGCTGGGGCGGATATCGCGTTTTGCGATTTGTTGGAGACGGAGGCTGCGGAGACGCGCCGGGCGGTGGAGCAGACCGGGCGGCGGTGTTTGTTCGAGAAGGTGGACGTCACTCAGCCGGAGCGGATCGAGGCGTTCGTCGCGGGCGTGGTCGAGCGGTTCGGGC
The nucleotide sequence above comes from Phycisphaerae bacterium. Encoded proteins:
- a CDS encoding fructose-6-phosphate aldolase (similar to novel fructose-6-phosphate aldolase from Escherichia coli; enzyme from Methanocaldococcus janaschii shows transaldolase activity), with the translated sequence MELLLDSADPKEIQEVTSWGMISGVTTNPTLYSKVGGETVARLRDVVAASPGCVFTQVIGWHDRAELVGQARWLAEQSEKIIVKLPMGIEGIQAVLQLKKESPEIKVAVTAVASIAQALLCGKAGADVAALFNGPLDESSDATVDMVTPVKKIYAQYGYKTKVLSCCRFPRGVGEFAAAGTDYCTMRKEFHHLLYEHPYTDKRMFGFLGDWEKAFGKAKWPQR